In one window of Escherichia coli DSM 30083 = JCM 1649 = ATCC 11775 DNA:
- a CDS encoding phage tail tape measure protein has product MSNNVKLQVLLRAVDQASRPFKSIRTASKLLSGDIRETQKSLRELNGHASRIEGFRKTSAQLAVTGHALEKARQQAEALATQFKNTERPTRAQAKVLESAKRAAEDLQAKYNRLTDSVKRQQRELAAVGINTRNLAHDEQGLKNRISETTAQLNRQRDALARVSAQQAKLNAVKQRYQAGKELAGNMASVGAAGVGIAAAGTMAGVKLLMPGYEFAQKNSELQAVLGVAKDSAEMAALRKQARQLGDNTAASADDAAGAQIIIAKAGGDVDAIQAATPVTLNMALANRRTMEENAALLMGMKSAFQLSNDKVAHIGDVLSMTMNKTAADFDGMSDALTYAAPVAKNAGVSIEETAAMVGALHDAKITGSMAGTGSRAVLSRLQAPTGKAWDALKELGVKTSDSKGNTRPVFTILKEMQASFEKNRLGTAQQAEYMKTIFGEEASSAAAVLMTAASTGKLDKLTAAFKASDGKTAELVNIMQDNLGGDFKEFQSAYEAVGTDLFDQQEGALRKLTQTATKYVLKLDGWIQKNKSLALTIGLIAGGALALTGIIGAIGLVAWPVITGINAIIAAAGAMGAIFTTVGSAVMTAIGAISWPVVAVVAAIVAGALLIRKYWEPVSAFFGGVVEGLKAAFAPVGELFTPLKPVFDWLGEKLQAAWQWFTNLIAPVKATRDTLNRCRDTGVMFGQALADALMLPLNAFNKLRSGIDWVLEKLGVINKESDTLDQTAARTHAATYGTGGYIPATSSYAGYQAYQPVTAPAGRSYVDQSKNEYHISLTGGTAPGTQLDRQLQDALEKYERDKRARARASMMHDG; this is encoded by the coding sequence GCCACACAGTTTAAAAACACCGAACGCCCGACCCGTGCTCAGGCGAAAGTGCTGGAATCCGCAAAGCGTGCGGCGGAGGACTTACAGGCGAAATATAACCGCCTGACAGATTCCGTTAAACGCCAGCAGCGGGAACTGGCCGCTGTGGGAATTAATACCCGCAATCTTGCACATGATGAGCAGGGACTGAAAAACCGTATCAGTGAAACCACCGCCCAGCTTAACCGGCAGCGTGACGCGCTGGCGCGTGTCAGTGCGCAACAGGCAAAACTTAACGCAGTCAAACAGCGTTATCAGGCCGGAAAGGAACTGGCCGGAAATATGGCCTCAGTGGGCGCTGCCGGTGTGGGGATTGCGGCGGCGGGAACGATGGCCGGTGTTAAGCTGCTGATGCCCGGTTATGAGTTTGCGCAGAAAAACTCAGAATTACAGGCCGTGCTCGGTGTGGCAAAAGATTCTGCCGAAATGGCCGCGCTACGCAAACAGGCGCGCCAGCTCGGCGACAACACAGCCGCCTCGGCGGATGATGCTGCCGGTGCGCAGATTATCATTGCGAAAGCCGGTGGGGATGTTGATGCCATTCAGGCGGCAACGCCGGTCACGCTGAATATGGCGCTGGCGAACCGCCGCACGATGGAAGAAAACGCCGCCCTGCTGATGGGGATGAAATCCGCCTTTCAGCTTTCAAACGATAAGGTCGCTCATATCGGGGATGTTCTCTCCATGACGATGAACAAAACCGCCGCCGATTTTGACGGTATGAGCGATGCGCTGACCTATGCCGCACCTGTGGCAAAAAATGCCGGTGTCAGCATTGAAGAAACAGCCGCAATGGTCGGGGCGCTGCATGATGCAAAAATTACCGGTTCAATGGCGGGAACGGGAAGCCGTGCCGTGTTAAGCCGCCTGCAGGCACCGACGGGAAAAGCATGGGATGCACTCAAAGAGCTTGGTGTGAAAACCTCAGACAGTAAGGGAAACACCCGACCAGTATTTACCATTCTGAAAGAAATGCAGGCCAGTTTTGAGAAAAACCGGCTCGGTACTGCCCAGCAGGCTGAATACATGAAAACCATTTTCGGGGAGGAGGCCAGTTCAGCCGCCGCCGTGCTGATGACTGCCGCCTCAACCGGAAAGCTGGACAAACTGACCGCTGCGTTTAAAGCCTCAGACGGAAAGACCGCAGAACTGGTAAATATCATGCAGGACAACCTCGGCGGTGACTTTAAGGAGTTTCAGTCCGCTTATGAGGCGGTGGGGACTGACCTGTTTGACCAGCAGGAAGGCGCACTGCGTAAGCTCACGCAGACGGCCACAAAGTATGTGTTAAAACTCGACGGCTGGATCCAGAAAAACAAATCACTGGCGTTAACCATTGGCCTAATTGCCGGTGGTGCACTGGCGCTGACTGGCATCATTGGTGCCATTGGCCTCGTAGCCTGGCCGGTTATCACCGGCATCAATGCTATTATCGCGGCAGCAGGCGCAATGGGGGCAATCTTCACGACGGTTGGCAGTGCTGTTATGACGGCCATCGGGGCGATTAGCTGGCCGGTTGTGGCCGTGGTGGCTGCCATTGTCGCCGGGGCGTTGCTTATCCGTAAATACTGGGAGCCTGTCAGCGCATTCTTTGGCGGTGTGGTTGAAGGGCTGAAAGCGGCATTTGCGCCGGTGGGGGAGCTGTTCACGCCACTTAAGCCGGTGTTTGACTGGCTGGGCGAAAAGTTACAGGCCGCGTGGCAGTGGTTTACAAACCTGATTGCTCCGGTTAAAGCCACCCGGGACACCCTGAACCGTTGCCGTGACACGGGCGTCATGTTCGGGCAGGCACTGGCTGACGCGCTGATGCTGCCGCTTAATGCGTTCAACAAACTGCGCAGCGGTATTGACTGGGTACTGGAAAAACTCGGTGTTATCAACAAAGAGTCAGACACACTTGACCAGACCGCCGCCAGAACTCATGCCGCCACGTATGGCACCGGTGGTTATATTCCGGCGACCAGCTCTTATGCAGGCTATCAGGCTTATCAGCCGGTCACGGCACCGGCTGGCCGCTCTTATGTGGACCAGAGTAAAAACGAATATCACATCAGCCTGACGGGTGGTACTGCGCCGGGGACACAGCTTGACCGCCAGTTACAGGATGCGCTCGAAAAATACGAGCGGGATAAACGTGCGCGCGCCCGTGCCAGCATGATGCATGACGGTTAA
- a CDS encoding phage tail protein, with protein MMLALGMFVFMRQTLPHQTMQRESDYRWASNSRIGKRDAFQFLGVGEENITLAGVLYPELTGGKLTMTTLRLMAEEGRAWPLLDGTGMIYGMYVISRVSETGSIFFADGTPRKIDFTLSLTRVDESLAALYGDIGKQAESLIGKAGSMATKFTDMTGAG; from the coding sequence ATGATGCTCGCGTTAGGTATGTTTGTTTTTATGCGCCAGACGCTGCCACACCAGACCATGCAGCGTGAATCAGATTATCGCTGGGCGTCAAATTCCCGTATCGGCAAACGGGATGCCTTTCAGTTTCTCGGTGTTGGCGAGGAAAATATCACGCTTGCCGGTGTGCTTTATCCCGAACTGACCGGCGGCAAGCTGACGATGACCACGCTCAGGCTGATGGCTGAGGAAGGCCGGGCGTGGCCGTTGCTGGATGGCACCGGCATGATTTACGGCATGTATGTCATCAGCAGGGTGAGTGAAACAGGGAGTATTTTCTTTGCAGACGGCACACCCCGGAAAATTGATTTTACGCTGTCGCTCACCCGCGTTGATGAATCACTGGCCGCGCTTTATGGCGATATCGGTAAACAGGCAGAATCGCTCATCGGTAAGGCTGGCAGTA